A DNA window from Bdellovibrio sp. BCCA contains the following coding sequences:
- the ahcY gene encoding adenosylhomocysteinase: MSLTTTNGKSAMKKNVKAAPAKSAVKLPSGDFKVCKEAMESQEVFDKLAKWGREEIKIAETEMPGLMSLRKEFKKSQPLKGAKIAGCLHMTIQTAVLIETLIELGAEIRWSSCNIFSTQDHAAVAMAAAGIPVFAWKGLTEEEFNWCIEQTIVGWGKEGFNMILDDGGDLTNMMHEPRFAKELKKIIGISEETTTGVHNLEVMLKNGKLKVPAININDSVTKSKFDNLYGCRESLADGIKRATDVMVAGKICVVAGYGDVGKGSAHSLRGLGARVLITEIDPICALQAAMEGFEVTTMDEAAKIGDIFVTATGCCDIITDKHFNSMKNNAIVCNIGHFDIEIDMAWLNKNSKIREVKPQVDIHTLKNGKQVIILAKGRLVNLGCATGHPSFVMSNSFSNQVLAQMELFNNRDKYQDIAVYRLPKHLDEKVAALHLEKLGVKLTKLTSKQAKYLHTSPNGPFKPEHYRY, from the coding sequence ATGTCACTAACGACAACGAACGGAAAATCCGCTATGAAAAAAAATGTAAAAGCAGCTCCAGCAAAATCTGCAGTTAAATTGCCTTCTGGCGATTTCAAAGTTTGCAAAGAAGCGATGGAGAGCCAAGAAGTTTTCGATAAATTGGCAAAATGGGGTCGTGAAGAAATCAAGATCGCCGAAACTGAAATGCCAGGTTTGATGTCTCTTCGTAAAGAGTTCAAAAAATCTCAACCACTTAAAGGTGCAAAAATCGCGGGTTGCCTTCATATGACAATCCAAACGGCGGTTTTGATCGAGACTCTTATCGAGCTTGGTGCTGAAATCCGTTGGTCTTCATGCAATATCTTCTCAACTCAAGATCACGCAGCAGTTGCTATGGCAGCAGCAGGCATCCCAGTATTTGCTTGGAAAGGTTTGACTGAAGAAGAATTCAACTGGTGCATCGAACAGACAATCGTAGGTTGGGGCAAAGAAGGCTTCAACATGATCCTTGACGACGGTGGCGATTTGACAAACATGATGCATGAGCCACGTTTCGCTAAAGAATTGAAAAAGATCATCGGTATCTCTGAAGAGACAACAACAGGTGTTCACAATCTTGAAGTGATGTTGAAAAACGGAAAATTGAAAGTTCCAGCGATCAATATCAATGACTCTGTAACAAAATCTAAATTCGACAACTTGTACGGCTGCCGCGAATCTTTGGCAGACGGTATCAAGCGTGCTACTGACGTGATGGTGGCTGGTAAAATCTGCGTTGTTGCAGGTTACGGCGATGTAGGTAAAGGTTCTGCGCACTCATTGCGTGGTCTTGGTGCCCGCGTTCTTATCACTGAAATCGATCCTATCTGCGCGCTTCAAGCGGCGATGGAAGGTTTTGAAGTAACGACGATGGATGAAGCTGCAAAGATCGGTGATATCTTCGTAACAGCAACAGGCTGCTGCGATATCATCACTGACAAGCACTTCAACTCTATGAAGAACAACGCGATCGTGTGCAACATCGGTCACTTCGATATCGAAATCGATATGGCTTGGTTGAACAAGAACTCAAAAATCCGCGAAGTAAAACCACAAGTAGACATCCACACTTTGAAAAACGGCAAACAAGTGATCATCCTTGCTAAAGGCCGTTTGGTGAATTTGGGTTGCGCAACTGGACATCCAAGCTTCGTGATGAGTAACTCATTCTCGAATCAAGTTTTGGCGCAAATGGAACTTTTCAACAACCGTGATAAGTACCAAGACATCGCTGTCTACCGTTTGCCTAAGCACCTTGATGAGAAAGTGGCGGCTCTTCATCTCGAAAAACTTGGTGTTAAGCTGACTAAGTTGACTTCTAAGCAGGCTAAATACTTGCACACAAGTCCTAACGGTCCGTTCAAGCCGGAACACTATCGTTACTAA
- a CDS encoding DNA alkylation repair protein — MPQKNEIETESAFKNWINAGLVARIAKHIAFHYPEFDSKAFNKLSSQLPALEMKPRMKLICDFLKEHLPQDYTTALDILIDATAKPAPKVEPLKGFDLWAFTEYVHRYGLKDFDESMKALHEFTQKFTAEFAIRPFLIQEEAKTLKVLHKWTKDPSHHVRRLVSEGSRPRLPWGEQLRSFIKDPTPTIELLEKLKYDDELYVRKSVANHLNDISKDHPAIAIKTAQKWLKEAPAKQKPKIDWIVRHALRTLLKKGHPEALKLLGFENKGKVEVKNLKLEKKEIRIGEHLEFSFDLASTAAAQIMVDYLIHHKKSNGETSPKVFKLTTKSLKTKEVLPIKKKHSFKPVTTRVYYPGTHYLEIMVNGKLLAKVPFNLKK; from the coding sequence ATGCCACAAAAAAACGAGATCGAAACGGAATCAGCATTTAAAAACTGGATCAATGCCGGTCTCGTGGCCCGCATAGCAAAGCATATCGCATTTCATTATCCGGAATTTGACAGCAAAGCTTTTAATAAATTAAGCAGCCAACTCCCCGCTCTGGAAATGAAACCCAGAATGAAGTTGATCTGCGATTTTTTAAAAGAGCACCTGCCACAGGATTACACAACAGCCCTAGATATTCTTATCGACGCCACAGCAAAACCAGCTCCCAAAGTAGAACCCTTAAAAGGTTTTGATCTCTGGGCCTTCACAGAATACGTGCATAGATACGGATTAAAAGATTTCGACGAATCGATGAAAGCGTTGCACGAGTTCACACAAAAATTCACAGCCGAATTCGCCATCCGCCCCTTCTTGATTCAAGAAGAAGCAAAGACATTAAAAGTTCTGCACAAGTGGACCAAAGATCCCAGCCATCACGTAAGACGTTTGGTTTCAGAAGGTTCAAGACCAAGATTGCCGTGGGGTGAACAGTTGAGATCTTTCATCAAAGACCCAACTCCAACAATTGAACTTCTAGAAAAACTAAAATACGACGACGAATTGTACGTAAGAAAATCCGTAGCCAACCATTTGAATGACATCTCAAAAGATCATCCGGCGATTGCAATTAAAACTGCACAAAAATGGTTGAAGGAAGCGCCAGCAAAACAAAAACCAAAAATCGATTGGATCGTCAGACACGCCTTAAGAACACTTCTAAAAAAAGGCCATCCAGAAGCACTAAAACTTTTGGGCTTTGAAAACAAAGGCAAAGTCGAAGTCAAAAATTTAAAGCTAGAGAAAAAAGAAATCCGCATCGGCGAACACCTAGAATTCTCGTTTGATTTAGCAAGCACAGCCGCCGCTCAAATCATGGTAGACTATTTAATCCACCACAAAAAATCCAACGGCGAAACAAGCCCGAAAGTTTTTAAGCTAACAACAAAAAGCCTAAAAACAAAAGAAGTCTTACCAATAAAAAAGAAACATTCATTCAAACCAGTAACCACAAGAGTGTACTACCCGGGAACACACTATCTAGAAATAATGGTGAACGGAAAACTCTTAGCCAAAGTCCCGTTCAATCTAAAAAAATAA
- the orn gene encoding oligoribonuclease, with protein sequence MQKLFWLDMEMTGLDVEKEVIIEVAAIVTDLNFKELDTFETVVKQPQKYLDAMDAWNTEHHKKSGLTAKVPFGMDPDQVEAKLVDMVKKHFPDPKDRPVLAGNSIMQDRLFIDKYMKDLSPRLHYRMVDVSSWKVIINNKFNYVYQKANKHRALDDIRESIQELRAYCDKLKF encoded by the coding sequence ATGCAGAAACTTTTTTGGCTCGATATGGAGATGACAGGTCTCGATGTCGAAAAAGAAGTGATCATCGAAGTTGCAGCTATCGTTACTGATTTAAACTTTAAAGAGCTCGACACATTTGAAACCGTTGTTAAACAACCGCAAAAGTATTTAGACGCCATGGATGCGTGGAATACAGAGCACCACAAGAAATCGGGTCTCACCGCAAAAGTTCCTTTCGGCATGGACCCAGATCAAGTCGAAGCAAAGCTTGTCGACATGGTGAAAAAACATTTTCCAGATCCAAAAGATCGCCCGGTGCTTGCGGGAAACTCGATCATGCAGGATCGTCTTTTCATTGATAAGTACATGAAGGATCTTTCTCCACGCTTGCACTATCGCATGGTGGACGTGTCTTCATGGAAAGTGATCATCAACAACAAATTCAATTACGTATATCAAAAAGCCAACAAACACCGTGCGCTTGATGACATCCGTGAGAGCATTCAAGAACTTCGCGCGTACTGCGACAAATTGAAATTCTAA
- a CDS encoding response regulator has protein sequence MTNNSENIASKGRLLIIDDESELREVLMALLEESASEIQQAANGLEGIDLLKSQKFDAVLSDEKMPKKSGLEVLKWMRENGLNIPFIIHTGYGQKEMVLEAQRLGVYAFIDKPWDERALISTVENALRSGMGQQKP, from the coding sequence ATGACGAACAATTCTGAAAACATAGCAAGCAAAGGACGTCTTCTTATCATCGATGATGAGTCCGAGTTGCGTGAAGTTTTAATGGCTCTGCTTGAAGAGTCTGCCAGTGAGATTCAACAAGCCGCAAATGGTCTTGAGGGTATTGATCTTTTAAAATCACAAAAGTTCGATGCTGTTCTTTCTGACGAAAAAATGCCTAAAAAATCAGGTCTCGAAGTTTTAAAGTGGATGCGCGAAAACGGGCTCAACATTCCATTCATCATTCACACGGGCTACGGCCAAAAAGAAATGGTTTTGGAAGCCCAGCGCTTGGGCGTGTATGCGTTCATTGACAAACCGTGGGATGAGCGAGCGCTAATTAGCACGGTAGAGAACGCCCTTCGCTCCGGCATGGGGCAACAGAAGCCGTAA
- a CDS encoding heavy-metal-associated domain-containing protein has product MKKALVLTALLLSQTALAETITYAVEGMHCGSCAKAIKAQVCKMDGLEKCDVTMGKVVISPKTGINISQEQIQAAISKAGEYKVTGSTKSK; this is encoded by the coding sequence ATGAAAAAAGCTCTGGTTTTGACAGCTTTGTTACTTTCTCAAACTGCTCTTGCAGAAACAATCACCTACGCCGTTGAAGGCATGCACTGCGGATCTTGCGCGAAGGCCATCAAAGCTCAAGTTTGCAAAATGGATGGTTTGGAAAAATGCGACGTTACTATGGGTAAAGTAGTGATTTCTCCAAAAACAGGAATCAATATTTCTCAAGAGCAAATCCAAGCGGCGATTTCTAAAGCTGGCGAATACAAAGTCACTGGCTCAACAAAAAGCAAATAA
- a CDS encoding nuclear transport factor 2 family protein gives MPTNQNANSQNEIEVLKELYAAINRNDIPAVLRLFDPEIERIEPEGFPSSGTYRGLEKIEAHFSQARATWAEGSCEPEQFFVSGDKVVVFVWVRVRLKNNPQWIDAHIADGFTFRNGKVIQMRTFVEKQQALNWAGIK, from the coding sequence ATGCCCACAAATCAAAACGCAAACTCGCAAAACGAAATAGAAGTCCTAAAAGAACTCTACGCGGCGATCAACCGAAATGACATTCCTGCGGTACTTAGGTTGTTTGATCCCGAGATCGAGCGCATCGAGCCCGAGGGATTTCCATCTTCCGGCACATACCGCGGGCTTGAAAAAATAGAAGCGCATTTCTCTCAAGCGCGTGCCACTTGGGCGGAGGGAAGTTGCGAGCCGGAGCAGTTCTTTGTTTCTGGTGATAAAGTTGTCGTGTTTGTGTGGGTTCGCGTGAGGTTGAAAAATAATCCTCAATGGATTGACGCCCATATCGCAGATGGCTTTACATTCCGAAATGGCAAAGTCATACAGATGCGTACTTTCGTAGAAAAGCAGCAAGCTTTGAATTGGGCTGGTATTAAGTAA
- a CDS encoding YaeQ family protein yields the protein MLYRFQIEFSDIDRGVYESLDFRVAQHPSETYPYMLSRVLAYCLAYQEGLEFTPGGLADPEAPALRKLGGHNSIDLWIEIGNPSARKLHKATKAAKDVMVFTYKNPEVLLTEIKNNEVHRANELQIFSFDSKFLDSLGALTEKNNRWSLLFQQGQLDLTAGDQTFSSELKKF from the coding sequence GTGCTTTATCGTTTCCAAATTGAGTTCTCGGATATTGATCGCGGCGTTTATGAGTCTCTGGATTTTCGCGTGGCTCAACATCCTTCTGAAACTTATCCTTATATGCTTAGCCGGGTTCTTGCTTATTGCTTAGCTTATCAAGAGGGACTTGAATTTACACCGGGAGGACTTGCTGATCCCGAGGCCCCCGCATTACGTAAACTCGGAGGTCATAACTCCATCGATCTTTGGATCGAGATCGGCAATCCTTCAGCAAGAAAACTCCACAAAGCCACGAAGGCTGCAAAAGATGTGATGGTCTTCACTTATAAGAATCCGGAAGTTCTTTTAACTGAAATTAAAAACAACGAAGTTCACCGCGCTAACGAACTTCAGATATTCTCCTTTGATTCAAAATTTCTAGATTCTTTAGGGGCGCTTACAGAAAAGAACAACCGTTGGTCATTGCTGTTTCAACAAGGTCAGTTGGACCTAACTGCAGGAGACCAAACCTTTTCAAGTGAGCTTAAAAAGTTTTAG
- a CDS encoding DUF899 family protein, producing the protein MAKKSLPKIVSEKAFRKAVEKLRVKEKKNTRERDKVSALRRRLPMMEMKNEYIFKGPYGEKSLLDLFECRKQLTSFNEDLGIDGNREHALSVFVRDGNKVYRTYYTGGRGVEYMGTPWAILDMTPFGRQEKWEDSPKGWPQTEMYTWWQFHDEYK; encoded by the coding sequence ATGGCTAAAAAATCCTTACCTAAAATCGTGTCTGAAAAAGCTTTTCGTAAAGCGGTTGAAAAGCTGCGCGTGAAAGAAAAGAAGAACACCAGAGAACGCGACAAAGTCAGTGCTCTTCGTCGTCGTCTTCCGATGATGGAAATGAAAAATGAATACATTTTCAAAGGCCCTTACGGTGAGAAATCCCTGTTGGATCTATTCGAGTGTCGCAAGCAGCTTACTTCTTTTAACGAAGATCTTGGCATTGATGGCAATCGCGAGCACGCCTTAAGCGTCTTTGTTCGTGATGGAAACAAAGTCTACCGAACTTACTACACTGGAGGACGGGGAGTCGAGTACATGGGAACACCGTGGGCCATTTTGGATATGACTCCATTCGGTCGCCAAGAAAAATGGGAAGACTCACCGAAAGGGTGGCCACAAACTGAAATGTACACTTGGTGGCAATTCCATGATGAGTACAAATAA
- a CDS encoding S1 family peptidase, which translates to MKNSSVSSFILCLPFLFMAISCSNHEPSKETVAPASASSSIVGGEEITSLNSEIGKHTVAILANGGACTGTIIRNDLILTAAHCVHKVAYKNQIYFTLNIEDTMMEGDPRAYVSLVDPETGEKFILHKSARLASKVIVNDLYNENEEEASVENDTGDLALLKFEGGLPAGYQPARLLDNTKLLKKDASIQIAGFGAVETGVEEISEQDRHRYEMLGSVVVEDEGKLYAISYAQGSQLKTAEVKYEEEAPNEIVAFSQNENGAACSGDSGGPAFIKNNNGEYLLFGVAAMSDITCSSTSYYTNVTSPKSKKWLNQSIEQMDR; encoded by the coding sequence ATGAAAAATTCGTCAGTGAGCTCATTCATTTTATGTCTGCCTTTCTTATTCATGGCTATTTCCTGCTCAAATCATGAACCCTCTAAAGAAACGGTAGCTCCGGCGTCAGCCAGCAGCAGCATCGTCGGCGGAGAAGAAATCACTTCTCTTAATTCAGAAATCGGTAAACACACCGTCGCCATTTTAGCCAACGGCGGGGCTTGCACCGGAACTATTATCCGCAATGATCTGATCTTAACGGCAGCACACTGTGTTCATAAGGTGGCTTACAAGAATCAAATTTATTTTACTCTGAATATAGAAGACACAATGATGGAAGGCGATCCAAGAGCGTACGTCAGCCTCGTCGACCCGGAAACGGGTGAGAAATTTATTTTGCATAAGTCAGCGCGTTTGGCTTCCAAAGTCATCGTTAACGATCTTTATAATGAGAACGAGGAAGAAGCCTCTGTTGAAAATGATACGGGAGATTTAGCTTTGTTGAAATTCGAAGGTGGTTTGCCTGCGGGATATCAGCCAGCTCGTCTTTTGGATAATACCAAGCTTTTAAAAAAGGATGCATCCATTCAGATTGCGGGATTTGGTGCTGTCGAAACTGGCGTGGAGGAGATTTCGGAGCAAGACCGTCATAGATATGAAATGCTAGGCTCTGTCGTTGTTGAAGACGAAGGAAAACTTTATGCAATTTCGTATGCACAAGGATCTCAACTGAAGACCGCTGAAGTGAAATACGAAGAAGAAGCACCGAATGAAATCGTCGCGTTTTCACAAAATGAAAATGGGGCGGCTTGTTCCGGTGATTCCGGTGGCCCCGCATTTATCAAGAATAACAACGGCGAATATCTTCTCTTTGGTGTCGCCGCAATGTCAGACATTACTTGTTCAAGTACGTCGTACTACACCAATGTGACATCGCCAAAATCAAAAAAATGGCTAAATCAATCCATAGAACAAATGGATCGATGA
- a CDS encoding DEAD/DEAH box helicase, which yields MFIGMKPKIKIETNALLKMIQTEKRAEYARYKFEIESPLSSICDSGDALGPLVLAEKLGFSRWRLSGEFFYCRFRAGERVEIRAQKPNADISVQFSDGWKVETIKYPAPGKIELIVSGEKPLDDDQVKEIFLFKSSSSSFKNMFIKKIREMPSSDATILLGRGKYDLAVKNPQFVELYEKLNDVQKSAIHYLVGNNLSGAVQGPPGTGKTHLLQTVISLALHSDMRVCVASFTHSAVDNLLGKIVGDDFKHEWARVGDSGRVRKELYQKNTENINFISPSFKMEESDPKLVGSTLHKLALGNNSLKFDLLVIDEAGQVPLFFWPFIQRMANRLVLVGDQFQMPPVLSSRQETLPFDNVFSLCISDETPMLEIQYRMRREIQAWSSEKFYKGKLIPHVSVANRDYFSHSPAFLTDGFVVPKQFVSDSSGKYSKKEADFIADKIDKLIKGKENINNVGVICPYRAQAGVVNAALQNRFGVDVASKILVDTVERFQGQEKEAIFLSFGSAGKSQEDLRFLSDPRRLNVSVTRAKSRFYCLYNADLFENSYGAQSRDLNEFLRWVRHGKTYIKKAA from the coding sequence GTGTTTATCGGAATGAAGCCAAAAATAAAAATAGAAACGAATGCTCTTCTCAAAATGATACAGACTGAGAAACGGGCAGAGTACGCTAGATATAAATTTGAAATTGAATCTCCCCTAAGCAGTATCTGCGATAGCGGTGATGCTTTAGGTCCCTTGGTCTTGGCGGAAAAGCTTGGATTTTCTCGTTGGAGACTATCCGGTGAGTTTTTCTACTGCCGGTTTAGAGCCGGAGAGCGTGTCGAAATTCGAGCTCAAAAACCAAATGCTGACATCTCCGTCCAATTTAGTGACGGTTGGAAAGTGGAGACTATTAAATATCCTGCGCCAGGAAAAATTGAACTTATCGTCTCGGGAGAGAAACCTTTAGACGATGATCAAGTTAAAGAAATATTTCTTTTTAAAAGTTCTTCGTCTTCTTTTAAGAACATGTTTATTAAAAAAATTAGAGAAATGCCAAGCTCGGATGCCACTATTCTATTGGGACGAGGGAAGTATGATCTAGCTGTAAAGAATCCTCAATTTGTAGAGCTATATGAAAAGCTAAACGATGTGCAAAAGAGCGCAATTCACTATTTAGTTGGTAACAATTTGAGCGGTGCGGTCCAAGGACCACCAGGAACGGGAAAAACACATCTGCTTCAAACCGTTATTTCTTTGGCTTTACATTCTGATATGAGAGTCTGCGTGGCCTCGTTTACGCATTCGGCTGTAGATAATTTATTAGGAAAAATTGTGGGAGATGATTTTAAACATGAATGGGCGAGGGTTGGAGATTCCGGAAGGGTTCGAAAAGAGCTTTATCAAAAAAACACGGAAAATATAAATTTTATTTCGCCGAGTTTTAAAATGGAAGAAAGCGATCCCAAATTGGTTGGGTCTACTCTTCACAAACTCGCACTTGGTAACAACTCTCTCAAATTTGATTTACTAGTTATTGATGAGGCAGGGCAAGTGCCGCTTTTCTTTTGGCCATTTATTCAACGTATGGCAAATAGACTGGTGCTCGTTGGAGATCAATTTCAAATGCCTCCGGTTTTATCTTCTCGCCAAGAAACTTTACCTTTTGATAATGTTTTTTCCTTATGTATTAGTGACGAAACTCCCATGCTTGAAATCCAATATCGTATGAGAAGAGAAATTCAAGCATGGTCTTCCGAAAAGTTTTATAAAGGAAAATTGATTCCTCATGTTTCAGTAGCTAATAGAGATTATTTTTCTCATAGCCCAGCATTCTTAACTGATGGTTTTGTGGTACCAAAGCAGTTTGTCTCTGACTCGTCCGGTAAATATTCTAAGAAAGAGGCAGATTTTATTGCCGACAAAATAGATAAGTTAATAAAAGGCAAAGAGAACATAAACAATGTTGGTGTTATATGTCCTTATCGTGCACAAGCGGGCGTCGTGAATGCGGCACTTCAAAATAGATTTGGTGTCGATGTCGCTTCTAAGATTCTTGTTGATACAGTAGAGAGATTTCAAGGACAAGAAAAGGAAGCAATATTTTTGTCGTTCGGTAGTGCTGGTAAATCTCAAGAAGATCTTCGATTTCTATCCGATCCAAGGAGATTGAATGTCTCAGTTACTCGGGCAAAATCTAGATTTTATTGTCTCTACAATGCTGATTTATTTGAAAATTCATATGGAGCACAGTCACGAGATTTGAATGAATTTTTGCGATGGGTTCGGCACGGAAAGACTTATATAAAAAAAGCGGCTTGA